In a genomic window of Bradyrhizobium ontarionense:
- a CDS encoding O-acetylhomoserine aminocarboxypropyltransferase, with product MPPPKPPAFETLSLHAGQHPDSATGARAVPIYQTTSYVFEDTEHAAALFNLERAGHIYTRISNPTTSVLEERLAALEGGVGAVCTASGQAALHLAIATLLNAGDHIVASSSLYGGTINLLAHTLPRFGITTSFVKPRDHDGFRAAIKPNTRLLIGETLGNPGLEVLDIPKVSAIAHEAGVPLLIDNTFATPYLSQPIALGADIVMHSATKWLGGHGIAIGGAIIDGGGFDWRASGKFPQLTEPYAGYHGIVFDEQFGTAAFIMRARTEGLRDFGACLSPTNAFHLLQGVETLHLRMERHVANTRAVLEALTANKAVDWVLHPSLESHPDHALAKELLPRGAGSIISFGIKGGRPAGRKFIESLKLISHLANVGDAKTLVIHPASTTHQQMDAAQLAAAGIGEELIRLSVGIEAASDIIDDLGQALRASQKV from the coding sequence ATGCCGCCGCCGAAACCGCCTGCCTTCGAAACCCTGAGCCTGCATGCGGGCCAGCATCCGGATTCCGCAACCGGCGCCCGCGCGGTGCCGATCTATCAGACCACGTCCTATGTGTTCGAAGACACCGAGCACGCCGCCGCACTGTTCAATCTCGAACGCGCCGGTCACATCTATACCCGCATCTCCAACCCGACCACATCAGTGCTCGAAGAGCGGCTCGCCGCGCTTGAAGGCGGCGTCGGCGCGGTCTGCACCGCGAGCGGCCAGGCCGCGCTGCACCTGGCGATCGCCACCTTGCTCAATGCCGGCGACCACATCGTCGCCTCGTCGTCGCTCTATGGCGGCACCATCAACCTGCTCGCGCACACCTTGCCGCGCTTCGGCATCACCACGAGCTTCGTCAAGCCGCGCGACCATGACGGCTTCCGCGCCGCGATCAAGCCGAACACGCGGCTGCTGATCGGCGAGACCCTGGGCAATCCCGGCCTCGAGGTGCTGGACATTCCGAAAGTGTCCGCGATCGCGCATGAGGCCGGCGTGCCGCTGCTGATCGACAACACCTTCGCGACGCCCTATCTCAGCCAGCCGATCGCGTTGGGCGCCGACATCGTGATGCATTCGGCCACGAAGTGGCTCGGCGGCCATGGCATCGCGATCGGCGGCGCCATCATCGATGGCGGCGGGTTCGACTGGCGCGCCTCCGGCAAGTTCCCGCAGCTCACCGAGCCCTATGCCGGCTATCACGGCATCGTCTTCGACGAGCAGTTCGGTACCGCAGCCTTCATCATGCGCGCGCGCACCGAGGGCCTGCGCGATTTCGGCGCCTGCCTGTCGCCGACCAACGCCTTCCATTTGCTGCAGGGCGTCGAGACGCTGCATTTGCGCATGGAGCGGCACGTCGCGAACACGCGCGCGGTGCTGGAGGCTCTCACCGCCAACAAGGCGGTCGACTGGGTGCTGCATCCCTCGCTGGAGAGCCATCCGGACCACGCGCTCGCCAAGGAGCTGCTGCCGCGCGGCGCCGGCTCGATCATCTCGTTCGGCATCAAGGGCGGCCGGCCTGCGGGCCGCAAGTTCATCGAGAGCCTGAAGCTGATCAGCCATCTCGCCAATGTCGGCGACGCCAAGACGCTCGTCATTCATCCCGCCTCGACCACGCATCAGCAGATGGACGCAGCCCAGCTCGCTGCGGCGGGGATCGGCGAGGAGCTGATCCGGCTCTCGGTCGGCATCGAGGCCGCCTCCGACATCATCGACGATCTCGGACAGGCGCTGCGCGCCTCGCAGAAGGTGTGA
- a CDS encoding TetR family transcriptional regulator, whose amino-acid sequence MAPHRTAPISARKQPQQARSTDLVAAILQAAVQVLTKDGAQRFTTARVAEKAGVSIGSLYQYFPNKASILFRLQSDEWQQTTNLLRSILEDSSRPPLARLRALVHAFLQSECDEAPVRGALDDTAPLYRDAPEARQAKANGRRAMLAFMREVLPEAGAPERARAADLIKTTLSQVGKHFSETPRSRAEISAYADAMADMFCAYLEKAGARRGRAR is encoded by the coding sequence ATGGCCCCGCATCGAACAGCCCCGATTTCCGCGCGAAAACAGCCGCAACAGGCGCGCTCGACCGACCTCGTTGCAGCCATTCTGCAGGCTGCTGTTCAGGTTTTGACAAAGGACGGCGCGCAGCGTTTCACCACGGCGCGCGTCGCCGAGAAGGCCGGCGTCAGCATCGGCTCGCTCTATCAGTACTTCCCCAACAAGGCCTCGATCCTGTTCCGGCTGCAGAGCGACGAATGGCAGCAGACGACGAACCTCTTGCGCAGCATCCTGGAGGACAGCAGCCGTCCTCCCTTGGCGCGGTTGCGCGCGCTGGTGCACGCCTTCCTGCAATCGGAGTGCGACGAGGCTCCAGTGCGCGGTGCGCTCGACGACACAGCGCCGCTCTATCGCGACGCGCCCGAGGCCCGGCAGGCCAAGGCAAACGGACGTCGCGCCATGCTGGCGTTCATGCGCGAGGTGCTGCCAGAGGCCGGTGCGCCGGAGCGCGCGCGTGCCGCCGACTTGATCAAGACGACGCTCAGCCAGGTCGGCAAGCACTTCTCGGAAACGCCGCGCAGCCGCGCCGAGATATCAGCCTATGCCGATGCGATGGCGGACATGTTCTGCGCCTACCTGGAGAAGGCCGGCGCACGGCGAGGGCGTGCGCGTTGA
- a CDS encoding alpha/beta fold hydrolase yields the protein MQLSIADRTVFVATGGRDFDPTLPAVVLLHGAGFDHSVWALHSRWFAHHGFAVLAPDLPGHGRSAGPALPTISAMADWTIALLNAVNAKPAHLIGHSMGSLIALDAAAGHPDRVSALSLIGTAATMTVGPDLLKAAEANDHAAIDMVSIWGLGVAAELGGSRAPGLWMHGGAQATLERCAPGVLFNDLAACNNYQDALASASRIKVPTRLILGEKDMMTPVKAGKALAAAIPAARTVVLPGAGHTMMAECPDALLDALID from the coding sequence ATGCAGCTGTCCATTGCCGATCGCACGGTGTTCGTCGCCACCGGGGGCCGCGACTTCGATCCGACCTTGCCCGCAGTGGTGCTCCTGCATGGCGCGGGCTTCGACCATTCGGTCTGGGCCTTGCACAGCCGCTGGTTCGCCCATCATGGCTTTGCGGTGCTGGCGCCCGACCTGCCCGGTCATGGCCGCTCTGCCGGACCGGCGCTGCCGACCATTTCCGCGATGGCCGACTGGACCATTGCGCTCTTGAATGCCGTGAACGCGAAGCCCGCGCATCTGATTGGCCATTCGATGGGCTCGCTGATCGCGCTCGACGCCGCTGCGGGGCATCCCGATCGCGTCTCTGCACTCAGCCTGATCGGCACCGCAGCGACAATGACGGTCGGGCCCGATCTCCTGAAGGCCGCCGAAGCCAATGACCACGCCGCGATCGACATGGTGTCGATCTGGGGCCTTGGTGTCGCCGCCGAGCTCGGCGGCAGCCGAGCCCCGGGCCTGTGGATGCATGGCGGCGCCCAGGCGACGCTGGAGCGCTGCGCGCCGGGCGTGCTGTTCAACGATCTCGCCGCCTGCAACAATTATCAGGACGCGCTGGCCTCGGCATCCCGGATCAAGGTGCCGACCCGTCTCATTCTCGGCGAGAAGGACATGATGACGCCGGTCAAGGCCGGCAAGGCGCTCGCGGCTGCGATTCCCGCGGCGCGGACCGTCGTGCTGCCGGGCGCGGGTCACACGATGATGGCGGAATGTCCCGATGCGCTGCTCGACGCGCTGATCGATTAA
- the flgE gene encoding flagellar hook protein FlgE produces MSLTGALSSAISALNAQSSSLAMISDNISNADTTGYKTTSGLFEQLVTASSSSKAYSSGGVSVSGRANITQQGLLAATTNATDVAIQGSGFFVATNATSAGGETFYTRNGAFTTDNAGYLENSGYYIEGWRTDASGNVVGNGLEPINTKVALTNGGATTKTSLAANLPADAASGDTFSSSMTVYDSLGQSHTLNVTWTKATTANEWTAQFAPATASDGTVTSGSYTIDFNSDGSLNTVSSTNLGITWNNGAAASSITLGFGTTGGGTDGLTQLSSGSTTPSVSNFSANSDGISFGTLSSISVGKNGLVDATYSNGQTVPIYKIAVATFADPDGLVAHSNGMYTSTATSGNATLQASGENGAGTVYGSELESSTTDTTGQFSNMISAQQAYSAASQVISAVNKMYDTLISSMR; encoded by the coding sequence ATGAGTCTTACTGGAGCCTTGTCATCGGCGATCTCGGCGCTCAACGCGCAGAGTTCGTCGCTCGCCATGATCAGCGACAATATCTCGAACGCCGACACGACCGGCTACAAGACCACCTCCGGTCTGTTCGAGCAGCTGGTGACGGCATCGAGCAGCTCGAAGGCCTATTCCTCCGGCGGCGTGTCGGTCTCCGGCCGCGCCAACATCACCCAGCAGGGCCTGCTGGCGGCGACGACCAATGCGACCGATGTGGCGATTCAAGGGTCTGGATTCTTCGTTGCGACCAACGCGACGTCGGCCGGCGGGGAAACGTTCTATACGCGTAACGGTGCGTTCACGACGGATAATGCCGGATACCTCGAGAACAGCGGCTATTATATCGAAGGCTGGCGCACCGACGCGAGCGGCAACGTGGTCGGCAACGGCCTCGAGCCGATCAACACCAAGGTGGCTCTGACGAATGGAGGTGCGACCACCAAGACCTCGCTAGCCGCGAACCTGCCGGCTGATGCGGCCAGCGGAGACACGTTCAGCAGCTCGATGACGGTGTACGATTCGCTCGGTCAATCGCACACGCTCAACGTGACCTGGACCAAGGCAACGACGGCGAACGAATGGACCGCGCAGTTCGCGCCGGCCACGGCGTCGGACGGTACGGTGACCAGCGGCAGCTATACGATCGATTTCAATTCCGACGGCTCGCTCAATACCGTTTCGTCCACCAATCTCGGAATCACCTGGAACAACGGCGCGGCCGCCAGCTCGATCACGCTCGGCTTCGGCACCACCGGCGGCGGCACCGACGGTCTGACTCAGCTGTCGTCCGGCAGCACGACGCCGAGTGTCTCGAATTTCAGCGCCAATTCCGACGGCATTTCCTTCGGGACCCTGAGCAGCATCTCGGTCGGCAAGAACGGCCTCGTCGATGCGACCTATTCCAACGGCCAGACGGTGCCGATCTACAAGATCGCGGTCGCGACCTTCGCGGATCCCGACGGTCTCGTGGCGCACTCCAACGGCATGTACACGTCGACGGCGACATCCGGCAATGCGACCCTGCAGGCGTCCGGCGAGAACGGCGCGGGAACCGTCTATGGCAGCGAACTGGAGTCGAGCACGACGGATACGACGGGCCAGTTCAGCAACATGATCTCGGCTCAGCAGGCCTACTCGGCGGCATCGCAGGTGATCTCGGCGGTGAACAAGATGTACGACACCCTGATCTCGTCGATGCGATGA
- a CDS encoding O-methyltransferase, whose product MNTLITQPLAPLLDRLLAEAALLRPEESPAFAGMFERADELMRSKSGHVELYTQLKDFPLPVSRETGVLLYMLARSFGARTIVEFGTSFGISTLFLAAALRDNGGGRLITTEFEPSKIARARANLAAGGLADLVEIRQGDALQTLGADLPDAIDLVLLDGAKPLYGDVLALLESRLSPSAFIVADNADHSPDYLAYVRSPDNGYLSVPFGEEVELSMRLR is encoded by the coding sequence ATGAACACTCTGATCACTCAACCGCTGGCACCGCTGCTGGATCGCCTGCTTGCCGAGGCTGCGCTGCTGCGGCCGGAGGAGAGTCCGGCATTCGCCGGCATGTTCGAACGGGCCGACGAGCTGATGCGCAGCAAGTCCGGCCATGTCGAGCTCTACACGCAACTGAAGGACTTTCCGCTGCCGGTCTCGCGTGAGACCGGTGTGCTGCTCTACATGCTCGCGCGCAGCTTCGGGGCGCGCACCATCGTCGAGTTCGGCACGTCGTTCGGCATCTCGACCCTGTTCCTCGCCGCGGCGCTGCGCGACAATGGCGGCGGCCGGCTCATCACCACGGAGTTCGAGCCATCCAAGATCGCGCGTGCCCGCGCCAATCTCGCGGCCGGCGGCCTCGCCGATCTCGTCGAGATCCGCCAGGGCGACGCGCTGCAGACGCTCGGCGCCGATCTGCCCGATGCGATCGATCTGGTTCTGCTCGACGGCGCCAAGCCGCTCTATGGCGACGTGCTCGCGCTGCTGGAGAGCCGGCTCAGCCCCAGCGCGTTCATCGTCGCCGACAATGCCGATCACAGCCCTGATTATCTCGCCTATGTCCGTTCGCCTGACAACGGCTATCTGTCGGTGCCGTTCGGTGAAGAGGTCGAGTTGTCGATGCGGCTCAGGTGA
- a CDS encoding nitroreductase family protein — MTAHLLPPTDRATEHPAHRLFVDRWSPRGFADEAIPEKELLTFIEAARWAPSSYNSQPWRFLYALRGSAEFDTFLGPLVEFNRGWAQHAAALVYVLSKKTFIPAGKTEPAPTRTHSFDAGAAWANFANQAAISGWATHGMSGFDVAAAQKVLGVPDDFAVDIAIAVGRKGDGDKLPAMLKEREKPSPRLAVGEIASAGLFPQRFGG; from the coding sequence TTGACTGCCCATCTTCTCCCGCCGACCGACCGCGCCACCGAGCACCCGGCGCATCGCCTCTTCGTCGACCGCTGGTCGCCGCGCGGCTTCGCCGACGAAGCGATTCCGGAAAAAGAGCTTCTGACCTTCATCGAGGCGGCGCGCTGGGCACCCTCCTCCTATAATTCGCAGCCTTGGCGCTTCCTCTATGCGCTGCGCGGGTCAGCTGAGTTCGACACCTTCCTGGGACCGCTGGTCGAGTTCAATCGCGGCTGGGCGCAGCATGCGGCAGCGCTGGTCTATGTGCTGTCGAAGAAGACCTTCATCCCGGCCGGCAAGACCGAGCCGGCGCCCACGCGCACCCATTCCTTCGATGCCGGCGCCGCCTGGGCCAATTTCGCCAACCAGGCCGCAATCTCCGGCTGGGCCACCCACGGCATGAGCGGCTTCGACGTCGCGGCAGCCCAGAAAGTGCTCGGCGTGCCCGATGATTTCGCGGTCGATATCGCGATTGCAGTCGGCCGCAAGGGTGATGGCGACAAGCTGCCGGCGATGCTGAAGGAGCGCGAGAAGCCGAGCCCGCGGCTCGCGGTCGGCGAGATCGCTTCGGCCGGCCTATTCCCGCAGCGCTTCGGCGGTTGA
- a CDS encoding aliphatic sulfonate ABC transporter substrate-binding protein, translated as MTSSFSGVMRRSRPLDLARRGLLVMAIALLGSFSVSGAEAAETLRIGYQKSSTLIAILKTNGDLEKALAPLDIKVSWHEFSSGLPLLEAINIGSIDFGADVADTVPVFAQAAGAKLAYVAEETPSPSAQAILVATASPIKTPAELKGKKIAVTKGAGSHYLLLAALAKAGLTFKDITPAYLPPADGRTAFVSNNVDAWVAWDPFLSSTIRQSGARVLADGSYGLASYKRYYLASADYAAKHGDALNVIYGRLVETGKWVKANPTAAAGLLAALWGIDAATVEEANSHRSYQVGAVTPAGLSEQQKIADAFLAERVLPAKVDTSALAIWTPKAP; from the coding sequence ATGACATCATCTTTCAGCGGCGTGATGCGTCGCTCACGACCCTTGGATCTCGCCCGTCGCGGCCTCCTGGTGATGGCCATCGCCCTGCTCGGCAGCTTTTCCGTCTCAGGGGCTGAAGCAGCCGAGACCCTGCGCATCGGCTATCAGAAATCCTCCACCCTGATCGCGATCCTCAAGACCAACGGCGACTTGGAAAAGGCGCTGGCGCCGCTCGACATCAAGGTGTCGTGGCACGAATTCTCCAGCGGCCTGCCGCTGCTGGAAGCCATCAACATCGGCAGCATCGATTTCGGCGCCGATGTCGCCGACACCGTGCCGGTGTTCGCGCAGGCCGCCGGCGCCAAGCTCGCTTATGTCGCGGAGGAAACGCCCTCCCCGTCGGCACAGGCGATCCTGGTGGCGACCGCCTCGCCGATCAAGACGCCCGCCGAGCTCAAAGGCAAGAAGATCGCGGTGACCAAGGGCGCCGGCAGCCACTATCTGCTGCTCGCCGCGCTCGCCAAGGCGGGTCTGACCTTCAAGGACATCACGCCGGCCTATCTGCCGCCGGCCGACGGCCGCACCGCTTTCGTCAGCAACAATGTCGACGCCTGGGTTGCGTGGGACCCGTTCCTCTCCAGCACGATCCGCCAGTCGGGCGCACGCGTGCTCGCCGATGGCAGTTACGGGCTCGCCAGCTACAAGCGCTATTATCTCGCCTCCGCCGACTATGCCGCCAAGCATGGCGACGCCCTCAACGTCATCTACGGCAGGCTGGTCGAGACCGGCAAATGGGTGAAAGCCAATCCCACCGCTGCGGCAGGCCTGCTCGCGGCGCTCTGGGGCATCGATGCGGCGACCGTCGAGGAAGCCAACAGCCACCGCTCCTACCAGGTCGGCGCGGTCACGCCGGCCGGCCTGTCGGAGCAGCAGAAGATCGCGGACGCTTTTCTGGCCGAGCGCGTGCTGCCCGCGAAGGTGGACACATCTGCGTTGGCGATCTGGACTCCGAAGGCGCCGTGA
- a CDS encoding flagellin → MTMRIATFSNSDQMISSALRTQATMANLQVQEASGLKSEYLAEYGADTQHVVNLQVTVTRAQSYIDAATLADSKVQVMYSAVGQVSDIVSQLRTALSAASSGSSTGTTSAISSAQQLLQQMAGVLNTQYDGQYLFGGARTSTAAVDTSTFASGTGSLTATDTSYYQGDGELGSVRVSDGQSVTYGVTADNAAFEEVMRVLKFVANGSSLSGTDITAALKVADQAVDDVATVQAKLSDAASRIESAKSQQTDFKSYAESLATDLTSVDVAAVTAQLSTYQAQLTASYSAISKIQSVNLASYLR, encoded by the coding sequence ATGACCATGCGGATTGCGACCTTCTCGAATTCGGACCAGATGATTTCCAGCGCGCTGCGCACGCAGGCGACGATGGCCAATCTGCAGGTCCAGGAGGCGTCGGGACTGAAATCGGAATATCTCGCCGAGTACGGCGCCGATACCCAGCACGTCGTCAATCTGCAGGTGACGGTCACTCGGGCGCAGTCCTATATCGATGCCGCGACCCTTGCCGACAGCAAGGTGCAGGTCATGTACTCCGCGGTGGGCCAGGTGTCGGACATCGTCAGCCAGCTGCGCACGGCCTTGAGCGCCGCGAGCTCCGGCAGCAGCACGGGAACCACGTCCGCGATCAGCTCCGCGCAGCAATTGCTGCAGCAGATGGCGGGCGTTCTGAATACCCAGTATGACGGGCAGTATCTGTTCGGCGGGGCGCGGACCTCGACGGCGGCCGTCGACACGTCGACCTTCGCGTCCGGAACCGGATCGCTGACGGCGACTGACACGAGTTATTATCAGGGGGACGGCGAGCTTGGCTCGGTCCGTGTCTCCGACGGGCAGTCCGTCACCTATGGGGTGACCGCCGACAATGCCGCGTTCGAGGAGGTCATGCGCGTCCTGAAATTCGTGGCGAACGGTTCGAGTCTGTCGGGCACGGATATCACCGCGGCCCTCAAGGTTGCGGACCAGGCGGTCGACGATGTCGCCACCGTGCAGGCCAAGCTGTCGGATGCCGCCTCGCGGATCGAGAGCGCCAAGTCGCAGCAGACCGACTTCAAGAGCTACGCCGAGAGTCTTGCGACAGATCTCACCAGCGTCGATGTCGCGGCAGTCACTGCGCAACTGTCGACCTACCAAGCCCAGCTGACGGCCTCCTATTCGGCCATTTCGAAGATCCAGAGCGTCAATCTGGCGAGCTACCTGCGGTAG
- a CDS encoding flagellar protein FlgN produces MKHAIQADKRAASEDEVRALITLIDELIAVVSEENAELAKGLPASRSKQLDDKNRLAGLFEQRVAECAKRTASLDVRDRMLREQLMEHILDLRGAMDENLLRLRAAIEASNRRIEAVMQAIREQIANASPYGASGRRTARATSCGTNVRA; encoded by the coding sequence ATGAAACACGCAATCCAGGCGGATAAACGGGCCGCAAGCGAGGACGAGGTGCGGGCCTTGATCACGCTGATCGACGAGTTGATCGCGGTGGTGTCGGAGGAGAATGCGGAGCTCGCCAAGGGCCTGCCGGCCTCGCGCTCGAAGCAGCTCGACGACAAGAACCGGCTGGCCGGACTGTTCGAGCAGCGGGTTGCCGAGTGCGCCAAACGGACGGCGAGCCTCGACGTGCGAGACCGGATGCTGCGCGAGCAGCTGATGGAGCACATCCTCGACCTGCGCGGCGCGATGGATGAGAATCTCCTGCGCCTGCGCGCCGCGATCGAGGCGAGCAATCGCCGGATCGAAGCCGTCATGCAGGCGATCCGCGAGCAGATCGCGAATGCCTCGCCCTATGGCGCGAGCGGGCGGCGCACCGCGCGTGCGACCTCCTGCGGAACGAATGTCAGGGCGTGA
- the flgK gene encoding flagellar hook-associated protein FlgK: MSLDIARLVAFSGISATELQISVASSNISNADTKGYTQKTANQVTNVTGGIGTGVSITGISSNVDKLLLKSLIGANSELGAADTANSYLTQLQQLFGSASTSGTSTTGTSLANSLASLESALSSLASSPSSVSLQSAAVSALDDFASQLRSTSSGVQTLRANADKNIASSVQSINDDLKQISDLNVEIRKMSATGQSTADLEDERNTALQDLSSYMNVSYYTASNGDLQVYTSSGRALVDSSAHTLSYTASANVSAASSYASGGFSGITVDGVDVTSQITSGKVGALINLRDQTLPAVQTQLDQLASQLKSALNGITNGASAVPPPTSLTGTASVSSTTALSASGTVRIAVADQSGNLVSYQDLDLSSYATVGDLVTALNGISGVSASIDSNGHLSISATSSSNGVAINDMTSAISGAGFSDYFGMNDLVTGTGASNFAVSSSILSGASGLPTGTLDSSATLTTGSQVLTAGSATVINQLYDALTGSTSFSSAGGLSATTGSFADYAAAIVANVASRASQASSVYTTKSTAQSTYASSLSSQSGVNIDEETARLSALQNKYAAASQLISTVNSMFSSLLTAVQST; the protein is encoded by the coding sequence ATGTCGCTCGATATAGCACGGCTGGTCGCCTTCAGCGGCATCTCCGCCACGGAATTGCAGATCAGCGTGGCGTCGTCGAACATCTCGAACGCCGACACGAAGGGATATACCCAGAAGACGGCCAACCAGGTCACGAACGTGACCGGGGGAATCGGAACCGGCGTTTCCATCACCGGCATTTCGAGCAACGTCGACAAGCTGCTGCTCAAATCCCTGATCGGAGCCAATTCCGAGCTCGGTGCGGCCGACACTGCGAACAGCTATCTGACACAGCTGCAACAGTTGTTCGGCAGCGCCTCGACCTCCGGCACATCGACGACCGGGACGTCGCTGGCAAACTCGCTGGCATCGCTGGAGTCCGCCTTGTCGTCGCTGGCGAGCTCGCCCAGCAGCGTCTCGCTGCAATCGGCCGCCGTCAGCGCACTCGACGATTTCGCAAGCCAGCTGCGCAGCACGTCGAGCGGTGTGCAGACGCTGCGCGCGAACGCCGACAAGAATATCGCATCCTCCGTCCAGAGCATCAACGACGATCTGAAGCAGATCTCCGATCTGAATGTCGAGATCCGCAAGATGTCTGCGACCGGCCAGTCGACCGCCGATCTGGAGGACGAGCGCAACACGGCGCTGCAGGACCTGTCGTCCTATATGAACGTCAGCTATTACACGGCGTCGAACGGGGACCTTCAGGTCTACACCTCGTCGGGCAGGGCGCTCGTCGACAGCTCGGCTCACACGCTGAGCTATACGGCCTCCGCCAATGTGTCGGCGGCGTCGAGCTATGCGTCCGGCGGTTTCAGCGGCATCACGGTCGACGGCGTGGACGTGACGTCCCAGATCACGTCGGGCAAGGTCGGTGCACTGATCAATTTGCGCGACCAGACCCTCCCGGCAGTGCAGACGCAGCTCGATCAGTTGGCCTCGCAGCTGAAATCGGCGCTCAATGGGATCACGAATGGGGCGTCGGCAGTGCCGCCGCCGACCAGCCTCACCGGAACGGCGAGCGTCAGCAGCACCACGGCGCTGTCGGCTTCGGGAACGGTCCGGATCGCGGTGGCTGACCAAAGCGGCAATCTCGTCTCTTACCAGGACCTCGATCTCTCGTCCTATGCCACCGTCGGCGATCTCGTCACGGCGCTCAACGGCATCTCCGGCGTGTCGGCGTCGATCGATTCCAATGGCCATCTGTCGATCAGCGCAACGTCGTCGTCGAACGGTGTCGCGATCAACGACATGACGAGCGCGATCAGCGGGGCCGGTTTTTCCGACTATTTCGGCATGAACGATCTAGTCACCGGGACCGGCGCCTCCAATTTCGCTGTCAGCAGCAGCATTCTTAGTGGGGCATCGGGTCTGCCGACCGGCACGCTCGATAGCTCCGCGACATTGACGACCGGTAGCCAAGTGCTGACGGCAGGTTCGGCAACGGTCATCAATCAGCTTTATGATGCGCTGACCGGGTCGACCAGCTTCTCGTCCGCGGGCGGCCTGAGCGCAACGACCGGCTCCTTCGCCGACTATGCCGCGGCCATCGTCGCCAACGTGGCCAGCAGGGCATCGCAGGCCTCGAGCGTCTACACTACGAAATCCACGGCGCAGTCCACCTACGCCAGCTCGCTGTCGTCGCAGTCCGGCGTGAACATCGACGAGGAGACGGCGCGGCTGAGCGCGTTGCAGAACAAATATGCGGCCGCCTCGCAGCTGATCTCGACGGTCAACAGCATGTTCTCCTCGCTGCTCACCGCGGTGCAGTCGACCTAG
- a CDS encoding aspartate/glutamate racemase family protein has translation MPRILLINPNSSAATTAMMVSIAASCCGDRAEVFGATAKRAPTMITDGAALVASATEVVEIARAHRDACDGIIVAAFGDPGAAEIRSFGSRPVVGIGEAAMRAAAQGGRRFGVATVTPALVASIAALAHGLGLSAQFTGTRLTEGDPAALAADPARLVAALAAATRACIDADGAEAVIIGGGPLAQAADQLQPQFEVPIIKPIAAAMAQLLRQLPA, from the coding sequence ATGCCCCGCATCCTTCTGATCAACCCCAACAGCTCGGCGGCGACCACCGCGATGATGGTGTCGATCGCGGCGTCGTGCTGCGGAGATCGGGCCGAGGTGTTTGGCGCCACCGCAAAGCGGGCACCGACCATGATCACGGATGGCGCGGCGCTTGTCGCGTCGGCCACGGAAGTCGTCGAGATCGCCCGGGCGCATCGCGACGCTTGCGACGGCATCATCGTCGCCGCCTTCGGCGATCCCGGCGCGGCCGAGATTCGCAGCTTCGGCTCTCGGCCGGTGGTGGGAATCGGCGAGGCGGCGATGCGCGCGGCCGCGCAGGGCGGGCGGCGCTTCGGCGTCGCCACCGTGACGCCGGCGCTGGTCGCGAGCATCGCGGCTCTCGCACACGGGCTCGGGCTGTCAGCGCAATTCACCGGCACGCGGCTGACCGAGGGTGATCCGGCCGCCCTCGCTGCCGATCCGGCGCGGCTCGTCGCTGCGCTGGCCGCGGCGACGCGGGCCTGCATCGACGCCGATGGCGCCGAGGCCGTGATCATCGGCGGCGGTCCGCTGGCGCAGGCCGCCGATCAGCTGCAGCCACAGTTCGAGGTCCCCATCATCAAGCCGATCGCGGCGGCGATGGCGCAACTGCTGCGGCAGCTGCCGGCCTGA